From a single Fulvivirga ulvae genomic region:
- a CDS encoding glycosyltransferase family A protein produces MSIEYIIENGFAFIGVETDCKEAQNPLQSISQLVNFDYVIILEGPLLPYVDQVLESEWLESDTDFIVFLVDRKVAPAISGQDHGPVRSFICSAQIFDIHYSNFKDEEIDSWAYYLMQLVYETKVNPDQLVVKQLPFSKCSNTNAVANRLVNVVIPHKGKWQDLNSCLNYQLKCEYNNRNIAVAFDEYNEETDRQLMSRWGHGVSFYYAKPDNVGPYVIRELLINQCDGGIITFVDSDDISCTDRLKILAEALNDEVRMVGSHELRFDAIDKRLRAIRYPLNVSKALETHPGFPLLHSTAAMFREDFDMVGGYSTNRKFANDTQFLLRSYFFMKIMNVDEFLYIRKTHTDSLTSGKAHPLNDEVRTQLANQWNADFEHIKSGSMNIQESSLYPEKRNGTGLVAAQKWKNKK; encoded by the coding sequence ATGAGTATCGAATATATAATCGAAAATGGTTTTGCCTTTATTGGAGTAGAGACAGACTGCAAGGAAGCACAAAACCCTCTTCAGAGTATCTCACAGCTGGTAAATTTTGATTATGTCATTATACTGGAAGGGCCTTTACTTCCCTATGTAGATCAGGTACTGGAGAGTGAATGGTTAGAATCTGACACAGATTTTATCGTTTTTCTTGTAGACAGAAAAGTGGCCCCCGCTATTAGCGGACAGGATCATGGGCCGGTGAGAAGCTTCATTTGTTCAGCTCAGATATTCGATATTCATTACAGCAATTTTAAAGACGAAGAAATAGATTCATGGGCTTATTACTTAATGCAGTTGGTTTATGAAACTAAGGTTAATCCCGATCAATTGGTGGTGAAACAGCTTCCTTTTAGCAAGTGTAGCAACACCAATGCTGTCGCTAATAGGTTGGTCAATGTGGTTATACCGCATAAAGGAAAATGGCAGGATCTTAATTCCTGTTTAAACTATCAACTTAAGTGCGAATATAATAATCGGAACATTGCGGTTGCATTTGATGAATATAATGAAGAAACAGACAGACAACTCATGTCCCGTTGGGGGCACGGAGTATCATTTTATTATGCAAAGCCTGACAATGTGGGACCCTATGTTATAAGAGAACTACTAATTAACCAATGTGATGGAGGAATCATAACCTTTGTAGATTCGGATGATATTTCCTGCACTGATAGGCTGAAGATTCTTGCAGAAGCCCTTAACGACGAGGTTCGGATGGTTGGGTCGCATGAGCTGAGGTTTGATGCTATTGACAAAAGGCTTCGGGCCATAAGGTACCCTTTAAATGTGTCTAAAGCACTGGAGACACATCCAGGGTTTCCTCTCTTACATTCAACGGCAGCTATGTTCCGGGAAGATTTTGATATGGTTGGAGGCTATTCTACCAACAGAAAGTTTGCAAACGATACACAATTCCTATTAAGAAGTTACTTTTTTATGAAAATTATGAATGTGGATGAATTTCTCTATATTCGAAAAACCCATACAGATTCTCTAACATCCGGAAAGGCTCACCCCCTTAACGATGAAGTAAGAACTCAATTAGCCAATCAGTGGAATGCTGATTTCGAGCATATAAAAAGCGGTAGTATGAATATTCAGGAATCATCTTTGTACCCTGAAAAACGTAACGGTACGGGATTAGTGGCCGCACAAAAATGGAAGAATAAAAAATAA
- a CDS encoding glycosyltransferase: MTLDFEHFLITRFNVKNADWKVDKSGVTVRDDLWTYKRLQLFESVCLPSIQHQSVKGFKWLIYLDCDTNDEVRKRMLHIQLTNSFIHTKYINGMSGFVETVREDIRRLLQAHTSYLITTRIDNDDAFHECAIANIQSAFERQKLEVINLLEGIQWDLNNNNFYYAFNESNPFITLIERLEDNTHIKSVFYKEHRHYAEKPDKDLKMRQFCGEPMWLQVIHDSNISNKIEGQPILKEGVLDLFNVKS, encoded by the coding sequence TTGACTTTGGATTTCGAACACTTTTTAATCACGCGGTTTAATGTAAAAAATGCTGACTGGAAAGTTGATAAGAGCGGAGTAACCGTGAGAGATGATCTGTGGACTTACAAAAGGTTACAGTTGTTTGAGTCTGTTTGTCTGCCATCAATTCAACATCAGTCAGTTAAAGGCTTTAAATGGCTTATCTATTTGGATTGTGATACCAATGATGAAGTGCGAAAACGCATGCTTCATATACAATTGACAAACTCCTTCATTCATACTAAATATATTAATGGCATGAGTGGCTTTGTAGAGACAGTAAGGGAAGACATCAGACGGTTGCTTCAGGCACATACCAGTTACCTGATTACTACAAGAATAGATAATGACGATGCATTTCATGAGTGTGCCATTGCCAATATTCAGAGCGCTTTTGAAAGACAAAAACTGGAAGTGATCAATTTGTTGGAAGGTATACAATGGGATTTGAACAACAACAACTTCTATTATGCATTTAATGAAAGCAATCCCTTCATAACGTTGATTGAGCGACTGGAAGACAATACCCATATAAAAAGTGTCTTTTACAAAGAACACAGGCACTATGCGGAAAAGCCCGATAAGGATCTTAAAATGAGGCAGTTTTGCGGAGAGCCAATGTGGTTACAAGTAATACATGACTCAAATATCTCCAATAAAATAGAAGGCCAACCCATACTTAAAGAGGGGGTGCTTGATCTGTTTAATGTTAAAAGTTGA